A single genomic interval of Hevea brasiliensis isolate MT/VB/25A 57/8 chromosome 4, ASM3005281v1, whole genome shotgun sequence harbors:
- the LOC110635967 gene encoding 60S ribosomal protein L18a-like protein isoform X1 translates to MEQSVAIEENEDSRNGLEMVKSASDKHIDLLRPSARYYSASRAEGTVVMVGQASDGADREKGKYILLRDPEDIQVGIYDKPLPCFGCGVGWFSFLLGFVFPLMWYYATILYFGNYYRKDPRERAGLAAAAIAAMACSVVLLVIVVCYILL, encoded by the exons ATGGAGCAAA GTGTTGCTATCGAGGAGAATGAGGATTCACGGAATGGCCTTGAGATGGTGAAATCTGCCTCTGATAAGCATATCGATCTTCTCAGGCCATCTGCTCGATACTATTCAGCGTCTAGAG CTGAAGGCACTGTCGTAATGGTAGGGCAAGCTTCAGATGGTGCAGACCGTGAAAAGGGAAAGTATATCCTTCTAAGGGATCCCGAGGACATCCAAGTTGGGATTTATGACAAACCCCTTCCATGCTTTGGCTGCGGTGTAGGATGGTTTTC TTTTCTTTTAGGATTTGTGTTCCCATTGATGTGGTACTATGCCACAATACTTTACTTTGGTAATTATTACCGAAAAGATCCTAGGGAGCGAGCAGGCCTTGCTGCAGCTGCCATTGCT GCAATGGCGTGTTCTGTTGTGTTGTTGGTCATAGTAGTTTGCTATATTCTCTTATAG
- the LOC110635967 gene encoding 60S ribosomal protein L18a-like protein isoform X2, with protein sequence MEQSVAIEENEDSRNGLEMVKSASDKHIDLLRPSARYYSASRGQASDGADREKGKYILLRDPEDIQVGIYDKPLPCFGCGVGWFSFLLGFVFPLMWYYATILYFGNYYRKDPRERAGLAAAAIAAMACSVVLLVIVVCYILL encoded by the exons ATGGAGCAAA GTGTTGCTATCGAGGAGAATGAGGATTCACGGAATGGCCTTGAGATGGTGAAATCTGCCTCTGATAAGCATATCGATCTTCTCAGGCCATCTGCTCGATACTATTCAGCGTCTAGAG GGCAAGCTTCAGATGGTGCAGACCGTGAAAAGGGAAAGTATATCCTTCTAAGGGATCCCGAGGACATCCAAGTTGGGATTTATGACAAACCCCTTCCATGCTTTGGCTGCGGTGTAGGATGGTTTTC TTTTCTTTTAGGATTTGTGTTCCCATTGATGTGGTACTATGCCACAATACTTTACTTTGGTAATTATTACCGAAAAGATCCTAGGGAGCGAGCAGGCCTTGCTGCAGCTGCCATTGCT GCAATGGCGTGTTCTGTTGTGTTGTTGGTCATAGTAGTTTGCTATATTCTCTTATAG
- the LOC110642425 gene encoding pre-mRNA cleavage factor Im 25 kDa subunit 1, which translates to MGDQILLNDNHETSSDQGFLIDIYPLSSYYFGSKDPLPFRDETLADRVQRMKSNYQAHGLRTCVEAVILVELFKHPHLLLLQIKNSIFKLPGGRLRPGESDIEGLKRKLSRKLTVNEDKTDWEVGECLGMWWRPDFETLLYPYMPPDGKSPKECTKLYLVRLPVSRKFIVPKNLKLLAVPLCQIHENHKTYGPIISGIPQLLSKFSFNIINS; encoded by the exons ATGGGTGATCAAATACTTTTAAATGACAACCATGAAACTAGCAGTGATCAAGGCTTTCTAATAGACATATACCCTCTTAGTAGCTACTACTTTGGATCCAAAGACCCTCTTCCATTCAGAGACGAGACCTTAGCTGATCGTGTCCAGAGGATGAAATCAAA CTATCAAGCTCATGGATTGAGGACGTGCGTGGAGGCAGTTATTTTG GTTGAATTGTTCAAACATCCTCATCTTTTGCTATTGCAAATAAAAAATTCCATCTTTAAGCTTCCTGGTGGTCGCTTAAGACCTGGTGAATCAG ATATTGAAGGATTGAAACGTAAGCTATCAAGAAAGCTCACTGTAAATGAAGACAAAACTGATTGGGAG GTGGGAGAATGTCTTGGGATGTGGTGGAGGCCTGACTTTGAAACTTTGTTGTATCCATACATGCCTCCTGATGGAAAAAGTCCCAAG GAATGCACAAAACTCTACCTTGTACGGTTACCAGTGAGTCGAAAGTTCATTGTACCAAAAAACCTTAAACTGCTTGCAGTTCCATTGTGCCAGATTCATGAAAATCACAAG ACCTATGGACCGATAATATCAGGAATACCACAGCTGCTATCAAAGTTCTCCTTCAACATTATCAATTCTTAA